CAATGTCGCTCTCTTCAACCAGTTTCACCAGCTTGCGGATCATCTTGTCGAACATAAGCTACTCCAATATCTCAATAGAGGATTTTTCAATCTCAAACGTCTCGGCTAAAGCTCGATCAACTCCTTCGGCGCCTTGTTTAACACTGTGCAACCGTTCCGCCGGATTACAACATCGTCCTCGATTCTGACGCCGCCCCAGTTCGGAATGTAGATTCCCGGCTCGATCGTCACGACGTGACCCGGCTGCAAAATGCCATTCGCTTCCGGAGACAGTCGGGGCAATTCGTGAACCACAAGACCGATTCCGTGACCAAGGCCATGTCCGAACTTCTTACCATATCCGGCTTTGGATATGACCTTGCGCGCTGCCGCGTCAACTTTCTGGCAGCTGATCCCTGCTTTCGCAACGGCTATGGCCTTGAGCTGAGCCTTAGCAACTGTGTCATATATTCTCTTCTGCCTGGTCGTCGCCTTACCGATCACCACAGTTCGGGTGATGTCTGAAACGTATCCTTCGTACGTCGCACCAAAATCGAGAGTGACGAACTCCCCCCTCTTGAGTTTCTTCGACGAGGCGATTCCATGCGGAAGTGCCGCGCGCCATCCCGAAGCTATTATCGAATCGAATGCGGGCTTTGACGATCCGAGCATTTTCATCTGATATTCAAGTTCCGCCGCAATCTCATCTTCACGAACGCCCGGTTTCATGATGCCGAGGATTCTCTCGAAAGCGATATCAGAGATGCGAACCGCGCCCTTGATACTTGAGAGCTCATCCTTGTCCTTCACCATCGCCAGATCCTCGACAAGTCCGGTTGTCGGAAGGAATACTGCCGTGACGAGACTCGTCTGGAATCTCGTTAGACTTGCCTGTGTGAGATACTCGCTCTCATAGCCAATCTTGACATTGGGCTTCGCCAGTGCATCGAGTTCAGCGGCGTCTGCGATGAGCTGCCGCGCAACGATATGAACAGTCGCACCCTTGACCTGTTCGGCTGACTGACTCTTATACCTAAAATCGGTAAAGAAATGCGCCTCATTCCGAAATACGAAAAGCAGCGCCGACGATCCGGTGAAACCGACCAGGTATCGGATGTGTGGCAGGTCACTTACAAGCAATACGTCGAGGTTTTCGGTATTCAATCGCTGCTGTAGTTTCTTAATTCGTGTCTTCATCGGTGCGTACTTTCCGGTTTGGAATTAATCTCATTCAGGAATGACAACGCCAACTCATGCTGCGGTTCCGTTTCCAGAATGCTGCTGCAGATTTCCCGCGCCAGTTTGGCATGTCCCTGTTTCATGTACAATTTCGCGAGTGTTAGAGTGTCAAAGACGCCTCTTTCGGATTCCGGAATGTCACTCCGCGAAACTGTCTCCTCCGTTTGATCTTCTGCCGCCGGCTGACTCCGCTCCACTTTCGGATTTCGCCTCGCCCGCTCGGCAGCCTCTTCGCAATATTTGTCGCGCTGAAGGACCTGTCTGTAATACGACCGCGCGAGTGAATAGGCTTCCGCCTCCCAGTGAATATCTGCAATCGACTTAAGAGCCAACAAGTTCCCCGGCTCGCATTTGAGCACGGAGTGAAATCCCATCAGCGCTTTCTCAATCTCACCCCGGTCCTGATAGACCAGAGCCAGAACCATGTGGCCGGAGCCGTAATCCGGAAACCGCTTTAGCCCTTCCCGGCAGACCACTTCGGCATCGTCAAATCGACCTTCAAGCCGATGAATATCTGCGAGTTGGGCGAATGTATCCGGCAGCCCTTCGGTCAAAACCGTAGCAAGGTCTGTCTCGGCCGGTCTGGAAATCCTAATTCTGGGCATCCGTGCCTTCCACCTCAGCTCCACGATAACCCCACGTTATGCCCGTGTCAACAGTAAACTTTGGGGGAGAAATAGGGTGGAACGAGTTCCACCGACTCTTCCGGGCGGCTGACAATGGCTGATTGGCCCACCCTTTGTGTGGGTTTCTCAAAAGAGGACACATCCGAGGGACTTCGTCCTCAGAGGCGCGAATTCAATAGCGGGGGCGCGCTATTCTCTAAAGTGTCAGAACTACTTCCCACACCAACAGTCTTGGTAAAAGCATCATGAGAATAGCACACTTGACGCGAGATCTCATTGAGTTCTGAGACACTGTCCTCTGCAAATGGAGCCCTATTCTTTCAACTTGCAAACCTCATAGAAACGAGCGGTAATCGTTGAGCCCATGTACTGCTTGACTTCAATAGTCCAAGTTGATACTCT
The sequence above is a segment of the Candidatus Zixiibacteriota bacterium genome. Coding sequences within it:
- a CDS encoding aminopeptidase P family protein is translated as MKTRIKKLQQRLNTENLDVLLVSDLPHIRYLVGFTGSSALLFVFRNEAHFFTDFRYKSQSAEQVKGATVHIVARQLIADAAELDALAKPNVKIGYESEYLTQASLTRFQTSLVTAVFLPTTGLVEDLAMVKDKDELSSIKGAVRISDIAFERILGIMKPGVREDEIAAELEYQMKMLGSSKPAFDSIIASGWRAALPHGIASSKKLKRGEFVTLDFGATYEGYVSDITRTVVIGKATTRQKRIYDTVAKAQLKAIAVAKAGISCQKVDAAARKVISKAGYGKKFGHGLGHGIGLVVHELPRLSPEANGILQPGHVVTIEPGIYIPNWGGVRIEDDVVIRRNGCTVLNKAPKELIEL